From one Rubrobacter xylanophilus genomic stretch:
- a CDS encoding nucleobase:cation symporter-2 family protein, which yields MAERPERVHPVDQLLPPGKMVAYGLQHVLAMYAGIVAVPLILATAIGLPQEQVVYIINASFFMCGVATLLQAVGVWKFGARLPIVQGTTFASVTPMILIGEAHGLPGIYGSIIVAGLLTVLAAPYFSKLLRLFPPVVAGSVITVIGISLMPVAINWAAGGAGSEGFGSPGNIGMAFAVLLVILAITRIFRGFVGRIAILLGLVIGTAAAAAVGMADFGAVGEASWVGANLPLRFGPPEFHLIPIISMTLVMLIVMVETTADILAIGEITEKRIRPEDVARGLRADGLSTAVAGFFNAFPFTAFAQNVGLVRFSGVKSRFVVATGGAILLLMGFFPKLAAVVASIPLPVLGGAGLVLFGTVAAAGIQTLSRVDLTDNRNLIIVAVSVAFGIIPAAVPDFYDGFPEAVRMIFESGITAASVAAIALNLGFNILGRREPEPTHTAETASHAPEPEEVG from the coding sequence ATGGCTGAACGCCCGGAGAGGGTGCACCCGGTAGACCAGCTGCTGCCGCCGGGGAAGATGGTGGCCTACGGTCTGCAGCACGTGCTCGCCATGTACGCCGGGATAGTCGCCGTCCCGCTCATACTGGCAACCGCCATAGGTCTGCCGCAGGAGCAGGTCGTGTACATCATAAACGCCAGCTTCTTCATGTGCGGGGTCGCAACCCTGCTGCAGGCGGTGGGCGTGTGGAAGTTCGGTGCCCGGCTGCCCATCGTGCAGGGGACCACCTTCGCCTCGGTCACCCCCATGATCCTCATCGGCGAGGCCCACGGTCTCCCGGGCATCTACGGTTCCATCATCGTGGCCGGGCTGCTGACCGTACTCGCCGCCCCCTACTTCTCCAAGCTGCTCCGGCTCTTTCCGCCGGTGGTGGCAGGTTCGGTGATCACCGTCATCGGGATCTCGCTGATGCCCGTGGCCATAAACTGGGCCGCCGGGGGCGCCGGGAGCGAGGGTTTCGGCAGCCCGGGCAACATCGGGATGGCCTTCGCGGTGCTCCTCGTCATCCTGGCGATCACCCGTATCTTCCGGGGCTTCGTGGGCAGGATAGCCATCCTTCTCGGGCTGGTCATCGGAACGGCGGCCGCTGCCGCGGTGGGGATGGCAGACTTCGGGGCGGTCGGCGAGGCCTCCTGGGTCGGGGCCAACCTCCCCCTCCGCTTCGGGCCGCCCGAGTTCCACCTCATCCCGATCATCTCCATGACCCTGGTGATGCTCATCGTCATGGTCGAGACCACCGCCGACATACTCGCCATCGGCGAGATCACGGAGAAGCGGATCCGCCCGGAGGACGTGGCGCGGGGGTTGCGGGCCGACGGGCTCTCCACCGCGGTCGCGGGCTTCTTCAACGCCTTCCCCTTCACCGCCTTCGCCCAGAACGTCGGTCTCGTCCGGTTCTCCGGGGTGAAGAGCCGCTTCGTGGTCGCCACCGGCGGCGCCATCCTGCTGCTCATGGGCTTCTTTCCCAAGCTCGCAGCGGTCGTGGCCTCCATCCCGCTGCCGGTCCTCGGCGGAGCGGGGCTGGTGCTCTTCGGCACCGTAGCGGCGGCGGGGATACAGACCCTCTCCCGGGTCGACCTCACCGACAACCGCAACCTGATCATCGTAGCCGTCAGCGTGGCCTTCGGCATCATCCCGGCCGCCGTCCCGGACTTCTACGACGGCTTCCCGGAGGCGGTGCGCATGATCTTCGAGAGCGGGATCACAGCGGCGAGCGTGGCCGCCATCGCGCTCAACCTGGGCTTCAACATCCTGGGACGCCGGGAACCGGAACCGACCCACACCGCAGAGACCGCATCCCACGCCCCGGAGCCGGAGGAGGTAGGCTAG
- the uraD gene encoding 2-oxo-4-hydroxy-4-carboxy-5-ureidoimidazoline decarboxylase, with translation MARLTPEEVDALSREEFVRVFGGVYENSPWAAEAAWEERPFGGLEALERALERAVRRAPEERRLELIKAHPDLAGRAAVAGEITRESAREQSSAGLDRLTPEEHARFTRMNREYRERFGIPFIVCVREHTKESILATGERRLSSTRERELETALDEICKIARHRLREIVAPPEGEGA, from the coding sequence TTGGCCCGCCTCACCCCGGAGGAGGTGGATGCGCTCTCCAGGGAGGAGTTCGTCCGGGTCTTCGGCGGGGTGTACGAGAACTCGCCGTGGGCGGCGGAGGCGGCGTGGGAGGAGCGCCCCTTCGGAGGGCTCGAGGCTCTGGAGCGGGCGCTGGAGCGCGCGGTGCGCCGGGCACCCGAGGAGCGCCGGCTCGAGCTCATCAAGGCCCACCCGGACCTCGCGGGCAGGGCCGCGGTGGCCGGGGAGATCACGCGCGAGTCCGCCCGCGAGCAGTCCTCGGCCGGCCTCGATCGTCTCACCCCGGAGGAGCACGCCCGCTTCACCCGGATGAACCGCGAGTACCGGGAGCGCTTCGGCATCCCCTTCATAGTCTGCGTGAGGGAGCACACCAAGGAGTCGATCCTCGCCACCGGCGAGCGGCGGCTCTCCAGCACCCGCGAGCGGGAGCTGGAGACGGCGCTGGACGAGATCTGCAAGATAGCCCGCCACCGGCTGCGGGAGATCGTGGCTCCCCCGGAAGGAGAGGGAGCGTAG
- a CDS encoding FAD binding domain-containing protein encodes MEFMQPLDWEEALEIKAAHPEARPIFGGTDVMVELNFGRERPEVLMDLTRVPELREWGEEDGRLRVGAGVTYTRIIEELKERLPGLAMASRTVGSPQIRNRGTVGGNLGTASPAGDALPPLYVSGAEVEVASVRGVRRIPVEEFVRGPKRNALREDELILSFLLPGARGPQQYAKIGPRNAMVIAVCSLGLALDPERRELGVCIGSAGPTPFRAREAEGFIRGVLEEGGLWESRSEIGESALARFGELVAGAARPISDVRGTAEYRRHAVAVLARRVLRWAWEEYREGR; translated from the coding sequence TTGGAGTTTATGCAGCCCCTTGATTGGGAGGAGGCGCTGGAGATCAAGGCGGCCCATCCGGAGGCCCGCCCGATCTTCGGCGGCACGGACGTGATGGTGGAGCTGAACTTCGGCCGTGAGAGGCCGGAGGTGCTGATGGATCTCACCCGGGTACCCGAGCTGCGCGAGTGGGGCGAGGAGGACGGGCGGCTCAGGGTCGGCGCCGGGGTCACCTACACCAGGATCATCGAGGAGCTGAAGGAGCGGCTGCCGGGGCTGGCGATGGCCTCCCGGACGGTGGGCTCGCCCCAGATCCGCAACCGGGGCACCGTGGGCGGGAACCTGGGCACGGCCTCTCCGGCGGGGGATGCGCTGCCGCCGCTCTACGTCTCGGGGGCGGAGGTCGAGGTGGCCTCCGTCCGGGGGGTAAGGCGCATCCCGGTCGAGGAGTTCGTGAGAGGTCCCAAGCGCAACGCCCTGCGGGAGGACGAGCTCATCCTCTCCTTCCTGCTGCCCGGGGCGCGAGGGCCGCAGCAGTACGCCAAGATCGGACCGCGCAACGCCATGGTGATAGCCGTGTGCTCGCTGGGGCTCGCGCTGGACCCGGAGCGGAGGGAGTTGGGGGTCTGCATCGGCTCCGCCGGTCCCACCCCCTTCCGGGCCCGGGAGGCCGAGGGGTTCATCCGGGGCGTGCTGGAGGAGGGCGGCCTCTGGGAGAGCCGGAGTGAGATCGGGGAGTCCGCCCTGGCGAGGTTCGGGGAGCTTGTGGCCGGGGCGGCCAGGCCCATAAGCGACGTGCGCGGCACGGCCGAATACCGGCGGCACGCGGTGGCCGTGCTCGCCCGGCGGGTGCTCCGGTGGGCCTGGGAAGAGTACCGGGAGGGGAGGTAG
- the pucD gene encoding xanthine dehydrogenase subunit D — protein MPGPAESRPGDIGESTRRADGVPKVRGEFGYSSDLWMEDMLWGATLRSPHPHANIRSIDTSEAEAMPGVHAVLTHEDVPGRKVYGMEVPDQPVLAWEKVRYQGEPVALVAADHPETAQRALQKIKVEYEVLEPLTDAEEAMKESAPRLHLSGNILRHVHIRHGEPESAEAEVVVTGEYEVGMQDQAFLGPESGLAVPDGQGGVDLYISTQWLHIDRDQVAESLGLPPERVRLVLSGVGGAFGGREDLSMQIHACMLALETGRPVKMVYNREESFFGHVHRHPCRMRYEHGARKDGTLVYVKARIVLDGGAYASSSNAVCLNAATFACGPYKVPNAEVDSYVLYTNNPPCGAMRGFGAVQVCFAYEAQMDRLAKELGMDPVDLRIKNAIEPGDRFPFGQEVPYPAPVAEILRRVKEMPLPEEKEVAGRDLRELPGGVSNVTHGEGVVRGVGYAVGFKNVGYSAGFDDYSTARVILSVEEGEPVAQVHTAACEVGQGVITVQAQIARRELGVERVRVLPADTRVGSAGSSSASRQTYMTGGAVRLACQAVRERVLERAREALGEEREDLSIRGGNVVDAAGRVVVPLAELIGEEGIEETVEFHHRPTEPLDENGQGDAHVQFAYAAHRAVVEVDTELGLVRVVEIATAQDVGKAMNPQALEGQIEGGIAQGLGLALMEEIQVKEGRVQNASFTDYLIPTILDMPSVRAEILELADPEAPYGLKGVGEPPTIASTPAIVAALRNATGRELARVPVRPEQIVGLSESPAVPERG, from the coding sequence ATGCCCGGCCCGGCGGAATCCCGGCCGGGGGACATCGGGGAGAGCACCCGGCGGGCCGACGGTGTCCCCAAGGTCCGGGGGGAGTTCGGGTACTCCTCCGATCTGTGGATGGAGGACATGCTGTGGGGGGCCACCCTCAGGAGCCCCCACCCGCACGCCAACATCCGATCCATAGACACCTCCGAGGCCGAGGCCATGCCCGGGGTGCACGCGGTGCTCACCCACGAGGACGTCCCCGGACGCAAGGTCTACGGCATGGAGGTGCCAGACCAGCCCGTGCTCGCCTGGGAGAAAGTCCGCTACCAGGGCGAGCCGGTCGCGTTGGTGGCGGCCGACCACCCGGAGACGGCCCAGCGGGCGCTCCAGAAGATAAAGGTCGAGTACGAGGTGCTCGAACCGCTCACCGACGCCGAGGAGGCGATGAAGGAGAGCGCGCCCAGGCTCCACCTCTCCGGCAACATCCTGCGCCACGTCCACATCCGGCACGGCGAGCCCGAGAGCGCGGAGGCCGAGGTCGTGGTCACCGGCGAGTACGAGGTCGGCATGCAGGACCAGGCCTTCCTCGGCCCCGAGTCCGGCCTCGCAGTCCCCGACGGACAGGGCGGGGTGGATCTGTACATCTCCACCCAGTGGCTGCACATAGACCGCGACCAGGTCGCCGAGTCGCTGGGGCTGCCGCCCGAGCGGGTGCGGCTCGTGCTCTCCGGCGTCGGGGGGGCCTTCGGCGGGCGGGAGGATCTCAGCATGCAGATCCACGCCTGCATGCTCGCCCTGGAGACCGGACGCCCGGTGAAAATGGTCTATAACCGGGAGGAGTCCTTCTTCGGGCACGTCCACCGGCACCCGTGCAGGATGCGCTACGAGCACGGGGCGAGGAAAGACGGCACCCTCGTTTACGTGAAGGCCCGCATCGTCCTGGACGGTGGGGCCTACGCCTCCAGTTCCAACGCCGTGTGCCTCAACGCCGCGACCTTCGCCTGCGGCCCCTACAAGGTGCCCAACGCCGAGGTCGACTCCTACGTGCTCTACACCAACAACCCGCCGTGCGGCGCGATGCGGGGTTTCGGGGCGGTACAGGTCTGCTTCGCTTACGAGGCGCAGATGGACAGGCTCGCCAAAGAGCTCGGCATGGACCCGGTCGACCTCAGGATAAAGAACGCCATCGAACCCGGGGACCGCTTCCCGTTCGGGCAGGAGGTTCCCTATCCTGCGCCGGTCGCAGAGATCCTGCGGCGGGTCAAGGAGATGCCGCTCCCGGAGGAGAAGGAGGTCGCAGGGAGGGATCTGCGCGAGCTTCCGGGAGGTGTCTCCAACGTCACCCACGGCGAGGGCGTCGTGCGGGGGGTCGGCTACGCCGTGGGCTTCAAGAACGTCGGCTACTCGGCCGGCTTCGACGATTACTCGACGGCCCGGGTGATCCTCTCCGTGGAGGAGGGAGAGCCGGTGGCGCAGGTGCACACCGCCGCCTGCGAGGTCGGGCAGGGGGTCATCACCGTGCAGGCCCAGATCGCACGCAGAGAGCTCGGGGTGGAGCGGGTGCGGGTGCTCCCGGCGGACACCCGGGTGGGCTCGGCGGGCTCCTCCTCCGCCTCCCGCCAGACCTACATGACGGGCGGCGCGGTCCGGCTGGCCTGCCAGGCGGTGCGCGAGCGGGTCCTGGAGCGGGCCCGCGAGGCCCTCGGGGAGGAGCGGGAGGACCTCTCCATCCGGGGCGGCAACGTCGTAGACGCGGCGGGCAGGGTGGTGGTGCCGCTCGCCGAGCTCATCGGCGAGGAGGGCATCGAGGAGACCGTCGAGTTCCACCACCGGCCGACGGAGCCGCTGGACGAGAACGGCCAGGGCGACGCCCACGTCCAGTTCGCCTACGCCGCCCACCGGGCGGTCGTCGAAGTGGACACCGAGCTGGGGCTCGTGCGGGTGGTGGAGATCGCCACGGCGCAGGACGTGGGAAAGGCCATGAACCCGCAGGCGCTGGAGGGCCAGATCGAGGGCGGCATAGCCCAGGGTCTCGGGCTCGCGCTCATGGAGGAGATTCAGGTCAAAGAAGGCAGGGTACAGAACGCCTCCTTCACGGACTACCTGATCCCTACCATCCTGGATATGCCCTCGGTGAGGGCAGAGATCCTGGAGCTCGCCGACCCGGAGGCCCCCTACGGCCTTAAAGGTGTGGGCGAGCCCCCCACGATAGCCTCCACCCCGGCCATCGTCGCAGCCCTGCGGAACGCCACCGGCCGGGAGCTCGCCCGGGTGCCGGTGCGGCCGGAGCAGATCGTCGGTCTCTCCGAGAGCCCGGCCGTCCCGGAGAGGGGCTAG
- a CDS encoding 8-oxoguanine deaminase: MSKRLLIEGCAIATVDAAGTEHVSGYVAVEGDRISAVGAGAPPAELREGARIVDGSGCLATPGLVNCHHHLYQWATRGMAQQSDLFGWLVELYPVWAGIDEEIVRAASLAGLAALALSGCSTSTDHHYVFPRGAGDLLAAGIEAAREVGVRFHPTRGSMDLGRSRGGLPPDEVVEDRDEILAASEEAIDRYHDPSPGAMLRIALAPCSPFSVSRELMAESAELARRKGVRLHTHLAETLDEEEYCRERYGVRPVEYLEELGWIGDDVWLAHCIHLSGDEVERFGQTGTGVAHCPSSNGRLGAGIAPVAALVGAGAPVGLGVDGAASNEAGELAGEMRQALLLARLAGGPEALTARQALEMATMGGARCLGREDEIGSLEPGKLADLALWRLDDLWHAGMEDPVAALVLGPAPRVELLLVGGEPVVEEGGLRTVDEEEMARDIAEASRRLARRSGEVVG; encoded by the coding sequence ATGAGCAAAAGGCTCCTCATCGAGGGCTGCGCCATAGCCACCGTCGACGCCGCGGGCACCGAGCACGTCTCCGGCTACGTAGCGGTGGAGGGCGACAGAATCTCCGCCGTCGGGGCGGGGGCACCCCCCGCAGAGCTGCGCGAGGGGGCCCGGATCGTCGACGGGAGCGGGTGTCTCGCGACGCCGGGGCTCGTCAACTGCCACCACCACCTCTACCAGTGGGCCACCCGGGGCATGGCCCAGCAGTCGGACCTCTTCGGGTGGCTCGTGGAGCTCTACCCCGTGTGGGCCGGCATCGACGAGGAGATCGTGCGCGCCGCCTCCCTGGCCGGGCTCGCCGCGCTGGCGCTCTCCGGGTGCTCGACCTCAACGGACCACCACTACGTCTTTCCCAGAGGGGCCGGGGACCTGCTCGCCGCCGGCATCGAGGCGGCCCGCGAGGTGGGGGTGCGCTTCCACCCCACCCGCGGCTCCATGGATTTGGGGAGGTCGCGGGGTGGTCTGCCGCCCGATGAGGTGGTCGAGGACCGGGACGAGATCCTCGCCGCCAGCGAGGAGGCCATAGACCGCTACCACGACCCCTCGCCGGGAGCCATGCTCCGGATCGCCCTCGCCCCCTGCTCCCCCTTCTCCGTCAGCCGGGAGCTCATGGCCGAGAGCGCGGAGCTCGCCCGCAGAAAGGGCGTCCGGCTCCACACCCATCTCGCCGAGACCCTCGACGAGGAGGAGTACTGCCGGGAGCGCTACGGCGTGAGGCCCGTGGAGTACCTGGAGGAGCTCGGCTGGATCGGCGACGACGTCTGGCTCGCCCACTGCATCCACCTCAGCGGCGACGAAGTGGAGCGCTTCGGCCAGACCGGGACCGGGGTGGCCCACTGCCCCTCCTCCAACGGGAGGCTCGGGGCCGGGATAGCACCGGTGGCCGCGCTCGTCGGCGCCGGGGCGCCCGTCGGGCTCGGCGTGGACGGGGCGGCCTCCAACGAGGCCGGAGAGCTCGCCGGGGAGATGCGCCAGGCGCTGCTCCTCGCCCGCCTCGCCGGGGGACCGGAGGCCCTCACCGCCCGGCAGGCGCTCGAGATGGCCACGATGGGCGGGGCCCGCTGCCTGGGGCGGGAGGACGAGATCGGCTCGCTCGAGCCCGGCAAGCTCGCCGACCTCGCCCTCTGGCGGCTCGACGACCTGTGGCACGCCGGGATGGAGGACCCGGTGGCGGCGCTCGTGCTCGGGCCGGCCCCCAGGGTGGAGCTTTTGCTGGTGGGCGGCGAGCCGGTCGTAGAGGAAGGTGGGCTCCGGACCGTGGACGAAGAAGAGATGGCACGGGACATAGCGGAGGCGAGCCGCAGGCTCGCCCGGAGGTCAGGGGAGGTGGTCGGATGA
- the hpt gene encoding hypoxanthine phosphoribosyltransferase, translated as MMPEIGPVLVPAEEIQRKVRELGARITQDYAGENLLLVGILRGAFVVLSDLIRQIEIPCEVDFMEVSSYGAGTTSSGVVRILKDLEEDISGRHVLIVEDIIDTGLTLSYLRRSLLARKPASLEICALLSKPARRQVDIRVRYQGFEVPDVFVVGYGIDYAGFYRNLRDIYALKNP; from the coding sequence ATGATGCCGGAGATAGGGCCGGTGCTCGTACCGGCCGAGGAAATCCAGCGGAAAGTACGGGAGCTCGGGGCGCGGATCACCCAAGACTACGCCGGCGAGAACCTGCTCCTGGTCGGTATCCTGCGCGGTGCCTTCGTGGTCCTGAGCGACCTGATCCGGCAGATAGAGATCCCCTGCGAAGTAGACTTCATGGAGGTCAGCTCCTACGGGGCCGGAACCACCTCCAGCGGCGTGGTGCGCATCCTCAAAGACCTCGAGGAGGACATAAGCGGCCGCCACGTGCTCATCGTGGAGGACATCATCGACACCGGACTCACCCTCTCCTACCTCAGGCGCTCGCTGCTGGCCAGAAAGCCCGCCTCGCTGGAGATCTGCGCCCTCCTCTCCAAACCCGCCCGCCGCCAGGTGGATATCCGGGTCCGCTACCAGGGCTTCGAAGTCCCCGACGTCTTCGTCGTCGGCTACGGTATAGACTACGCCGGTTTCTACCGTAACCTCCGCGATATCTACGCCCTCAAAAACCCTTGA
- a CDS encoding (2Fe-2S)-binding protein has protein sequence MRLSCEVNGERYQIDGVWEGESLLYVLRERLGLYGSKNACEQGECGSCSVYLDGVLVCSCLVLAGQAEGRRIVTVEGISGGEGLHPVQEAFVEAGAVQCGFCTPGLIVATHDLLFRNPHPTDAEIREALAGNLCRCTGYEKILDAVRLAAERA, from the coding sequence GTGCGGCTCAGCTGTGAGGTCAACGGGGAGCGCTACCAGATAGACGGGGTGTGGGAGGGCGAGAGCCTTCTGTACGTGCTGCGCGAGCGCCTGGGTCTCTACGGATCCAAGAACGCCTGCGAGCAGGGCGAGTGCGGCTCCTGCTCGGTGTACCTGGACGGGGTGCTGGTGTGCTCGTGCCTGGTGCTCGCCGGGCAGGCCGAGGGCCGGCGGATCGTGACGGTAGAGGGGATCTCCGGCGGCGAGGGCCTGCACCCCGTGCAGGAAGCCTTCGTGGAGGCCGGGGCGGTGCAGTGCGGCTTCTGCACTCCCGGGCTCATCGTCGCCACCCACGACCTCCTCTTCCGCAACCCACATCCCACGGACGCCGAGATCCGGGAGGCGCTCGCGGGCAACCTGTGTCGGTGCACCGGCTACGAGAAGATCCTGGACGCCGTCCGGCTCGCTGCGGAGAGGGCATGA